One genomic segment of Cellulophaga sp. HaHaR_3_176 includes these proteins:
- a CDS encoding FecR family protein: MNLSKGMKEIKSKYNNQLSDVEKELLKKNIFASIDEVSKKKKNFGASLAIAFSAVLLISGLFLYNNRVPESTITDFVSSSKSLNVNDSDKVVLILGTGENLKIDQDNKTINYSNTGQKITLGNSKEVSQETSKNNKTVYNTLLVPYGERTKINLSDGSMVWLNSGSKMIYPAVFNGDRREIYLEGEAIFDVAHNKSKPFIVMSQDQEIEVLGTVFGVTSYNDESTINTVLKSGSVQISYKNAASSGHIDKMKITPGTKASYDKNNKSIFSEKVNVDNYFSWRNGMLVFKKNDLKHIMKKISRYYNKSIIIEDEALSSESFSGYLDLNEDIESVLKNIKASTNMNYSFKENSIIIN, from the coding sequence TTGAATCTAAGTAAAGGCATGAAAGAAATTAAATCTAAATATAATAATCAATTATCTGACGTAGAGAAGGAGCTGTTAAAGAAAAACATTTTCGCTTCTATTGATGAAGTTTCAAAAAAGAAAAAGAATTTTGGAGCAAGCTTAGCTATTGCTTTTTCTGCAGTGCTACTTATTTCAGGCCTTTTTTTGTATAATAATAGAGTGCCCGAAAGTACTATTACAGATTTCGTATCATCTTCAAAATCATTAAATGTTAATGATTCAGATAAGGTTGTTTTGATATTAGGTACTGGTGAAAATTTAAAAATTGACCAAGATAACAAAACAATCAATTACTCAAATACAGGTCAAAAAATAACCTTAGGAAACTCGAAAGAAGTTAGTCAAGAAACTTCTAAAAATAATAAAACGGTTTACAACACATTATTGGTCCCTTATGGAGAGCGAACTAAAATAAATCTATCTGATGGTAGTATGGTGTGGCTGAATTCAGGTTCTAAAATGATATACCCAGCTGTTTTTAATGGAGATAGAAGAGAGATTTATCTAGAGGGAGAGGCAATTTTTGATGTAGCACATAATAAAAGCAAACCTTTTATAGTAATGTCTCAAGACCAAGAGATAGAAGTGTTAGGAACCGTTTTTGGTGTAACAAGCTATAATGATGAAAGCACTATAAATACAGTATTAAAAAGCGGTAGTGTGCAAATTAGCTACAAAAATGCTGCTTCATCTGGGCATATAGATAAGATGAAAATTACACCAGGAACTAAGGCTAGTTATGATAAGAATAACAAAAGTATTTTTTCTGAAAAAGTTAATGTAGACAATTATTTTTCTTGGAGAAATGGGATGCTTGTTTTTAAGAAAAACGATTTAAAACATATCATGAAAAAGATCTCTCGATATTACAATAAAAGTATAATAATTGAAGATGAGGCTTTGAGCTCAGAAAGTTTTTCAGGGTATTTAGATTTAAACGAAGATATAGAGAGTGTATTAAAAAATATTAAGGCGAGTACAAATATGAATTACAGCTTTAAAGAAAATAGTATCATCATTAATTAA
- a CDS encoding RNA polymerase sigma factor — MQEYGELALALATAKNLDTDEQVFNQEPEFSSTDFFVKKNEEIVIWEKLIDGDKMALGQLYDMYIDILFTYGMYHSKDKSYVSDCIHDLFVDLYKYRTNLSMTDNVKYYLFRSLKRKINKKYRAKNTSVSLDEFQFKPDFTKTNHINSCEKSIIRQENIKERNAKLAEALSTLTKKQQKILFLRFDQDKSYDEISVIMDISVQTARTSIYRAIKTLRKLKFY, encoded by the coding sequence ATGCAAGAATATGGTGAGTTAGCATTGGCTTTAGCTACAGCAAAAAATTTGGATACAGATGAACAAGTGTTTAATCAAGAACCTGAATTTAGCAGTACAGATTTTTTTGTTAAAAAAAATGAAGAGATTGTAATTTGGGAAAAGTTGATTGATGGGGATAAGATGGCTTTAGGTCAATTGTATGATATGTATATCGATATTCTGTTTACATATGGTATGTATCATTCTAAAGATAAAAGCTATGTTTCAGATTGTATTCATGATTTATTTGTAGACTTATATAAATATAGGACTAACTTATCAATGACGGATAATGTAAAGTATTACTTGTTCAGATCTTTAAAGCGTAAAATTAATAAAAAATATAGGGCTAAAAATACATCTGTTTCTTTAGATGAATTTCAGTTTAAACCAGATTTTACAAAAACAAACCATATCAATTCTTGCGAGAAATCTATAATCCGTCAAGAGAATATTAAAGAAAGAAATGCTAAGTTGGCAGAAGCTTTAAGTACGTTGACAAAAAAACAGCAAAAAATACTTTTTTTAAGATTTGATCAAGATAAAAGCTACGATGAAATTTCAGTGATTATGGATATCTCTGTACAGACGGCGAGAACATCAATCTACCGTGCCATTAAAACATTGCGAAAGCTTAAATTTTATTAA
- a CDS encoding site-specific integrase, whose translation MVTIKIVLRKTKLTNNKYPIYLRVTYMRKSKFFRTPFNSSLKEWNEKTGEFNSKNDNTTQNNRVLNKYKSRVLKIINDFDINDKDFSFTALEKELTVTTNPLTNNVFSFWSTVTREMIDSGRIGTAKINKETYDSLKMFNNNSVALAFEELNSDFLYKYEVFLRKRGGTDGGIGVKMRAIRANYNLAINRGLTKESNYPFKTYKLSKLKGKALKRALDIEDINKIINYDLYENPRLKNAQNYFSFSFYTRGMNFVDMMLLENKHISKDKISYIRSKTGFHFNIKILPPVREILDYYKKDKTTETKYVFPILLKNNLKPNQIENRKHKVLKGYNKDLRELANLCGVTSNLTSYVARHSFANYMMQNGASTEIIRDSLGHQELSTTKSYLKELGSSVVDDACDLLLQF comes from the coding sequence ATGGTTACTATAAAAATAGTTCTTCGTAAAACAAAATTAACGAATAACAAATATCCTATTTACTTAAGGGTAACATATATGAGAAAATCTAAATTTTTCAGAACACCTTTTAATTCCTCTTTAAAAGAATGGAATGAAAAAACAGGAGAGTTTAATTCAAAAAATGATAATACAACACAAAATAATAGAGTTCTTAATAAATATAAAAGCCGGGTTCTAAAGATTATTAACGACTTTGATATTAACGATAAAGATTTCAGTTTTACTGCCCTTGAAAAAGAACTAACGGTAACTACTAATCCATTAACTAATAACGTTTTTAGCTTCTGGAGTACAGTTACGAGAGAAATGATTGATAGTGGGCGCATAGGTACTGCAAAGATTAATAAGGAAACTTATGATTCTTTAAAAATGTTTAACAATAATTCAGTCGCTTTAGCTTTTGAAGAATTAAACTCAGATTTTTTATATAAATATGAAGTTTTTTTAAGAAAAAGAGGTGGAACTGATGGCGGTATTGGTGTTAAAATGAGAGCAATTAGAGCTAACTATAACTTGGCGATTAATAGGGGTTTAACTAAAGAAAGTAATTATCCCTTCAAAACCTATAAACTATCAAAACTAAAAGGTAAAGCTTTAAAAAGAGCTTTGGATATTGAAGACATTAACAAAATAATAAATTATGATTTATATGAAAACCCGCGACTAAAGAATGCACAAAATTATTTTTCATTTAGCTTTTATACCAGAGGTATGAATTTTGTAGATATGATGTTACTTGAGAATAAACATATTTCAAAAGATAAAATATCTTATATAAGATCTAAAACAGGCTTTCATTTTAACATTAAAATCTTACCTCCTGTAAGGGAAATTTTAGACTATTATAAAAAGGATAAAACTACAGAAACAAAATATGTGTTTCCGATACTATTGAAAAACAACTTAAAACCAAATCAAATAGAAAATCGTAAACATAAGGTTTTAAAAGGCTACAATAAAGATTTGAGAGAATTAGCAAATTTATGTGGCGTAACAAGCAATTTAACCAGTTATGTTGCTAGACATAGTTTTGCTAACTATATGATGCAAAACGGAGCTTCTACAGAAATCATAAGAGATAGCTTAGGGCATCAAGAATTAAGTACAACTAAATCTTATTTAAAAGAACTAGGATCTTCTGTTGTTGATGATGCTTGTGATTTGTTATTACAATTTTAA
- a CDS encoding helix-turn-helix domain-containing protein yields MSKNNSILLPKLERLLEEMGEQIRLARLRRKLSADQVAERAGTSRRTLYSIEKGKSSVSIGIYIKVLNVLGLEKDILNIAKDDILGRKLQDIGLTTKERAPKRN; encoded by the coding sequence ATGTCTAAGAATAATTCAATACTACTACCAAAACTAGAGCGATTGTTAGAAGAAATGGGAGAGCAAATTAGGTTAGCACGTCTGAGAAGAAAATTAAGTGCCGATCAAGTTGCCGAACGCGCAGGTACTAGTAGAAGAACATTATATTCCATAGAAAAAGGAAAAAGTTCTGTGAGTATTGGTATTTATATTAAAGTTTTAAATGTACTTGGTTTGGAAAAAGACATTTTAAATATAGCAAAGGATGACATTCTCGGTCGAAAATTGCAAGACATTGGGTTAACAACTAAAGAGCGTGCTCCAAAAAGAAACTAA
- a CDS encoding type II toxin-antitoxin system HipA family toxin, giving the protein MKRTIYVYADWLELNSPVLIGELYSETLRGKEVFSFAYQKEWLQSDYAYQLDPDLGLFEGIQYLNDEKSNFGLFLDSSPDRWGRVLMKRREAALARKEERKTVKLFETDFLLGVFDGHRMGALRFKLDKEGSFLNDNKELASPPWTSIRELEQISLRLEDDNSLDDPDYLKWLQMLVSPGSSLGGARPKAGVLDNEGNLWIAKFPSKNDGDDVGGWEMVTYQLAIQSGIKMAESKAEKFNSNQHTFLTKRFDRTIDGKRIHFASAMTLLGYTDGVDASNGVSYLELVDFISKHGAHPEDDLKQLWRRIIFSICVSNTDDHLRNHGFLLTEKGWVLSPAYDINPVETGMGLKLNISEDDNALDLDLALTVAPYFRIEKETGQIIIDEISHIVSTWKVIANKYGLSRREQELKASAFKRAVN; this is encoded by the coding sequence ATGAAAAGGACTATATATGTTTATGCCGATTGGTTAGAATTAAATTCTCCTGTATTAATTGGCGAATTATATTCAGAGACTTTAAGAGGAAAAGAGGTGTTTTCTTTTGCTTATCAAAAAGAATGGCTACAATCTGATTATGCATATCAATTAGATCCAGATTTAGGTTTATTTGAAGGCATACAATATTTGAATGACGAAAAGTCGAATTTTGGATTGTTCTTAGATTCTTCTCCTGATCGTTGGGGTAGAGTGCTAATGAAAAGAAGAGAAGCTGCACTTGCTAGGAAAGAAGAAAGAAAAACGGTTAAATTATTTGAAACTGATTTCTTATTAGGTGTTTTTGATGGTCATAGAATGGGTGCTTTACGTTTTAAATTGGATAAGGAAGGTTCTTTTTTAAATGACAATAAAGAATTAGCAAGTCCACCATGGACATCAATTAGGGAATTAGAGCAAATAAGCTTGCGTTTGGAAGATGATAATAGTTTGGATGATCCTGATTATTTAAAATGGTTACAAATGTTAGTTTCTCCTGGTTCTTCTTTAGGAGGAGCAAGACCAAAGGCAGGTGTTCTTGATAACGAAGGTAATTTATGGATTGCTAAATTTCCTAGTAAAAATGATGGTGACGATGTTGGTGGTTGGGAAATGGTAACTTATCAATTAGCTATTCAGTCCGGTATTAAAATGGCAGAATCTAAAGCTGAAAAATTCAACAGTAATCAACATACCTTTTTAACGAAGCGTTTTGACAGAACTATTGATGGTAAAAGGATTCATTTTGCTTCCGCAATGACATTGTTAGGCTATACGGATGGCGTAGATGCATCTAATGGCGTTAGTTATCTAGAATTAGTAGATTTTATTTCTAAGCACGGAGCACATCCAGAAGATGATTTAAAGCAACTTTGGAGAAGAATTATTTTTAGTATTTGTGTATCCAATACAGATGACCATTTAAGAAACCATGGTTTTTTATTGACAGAAAAGGGTTGGGTTTTATCTCCTGCTTATGATATAAACCCCGTTGAAACAGGCATGGGGTTAAAATTAAATATTTCTGAGGATGATAATGCTTTAGATCTTGATTTAGCTTTAACTGTGGCTCCATATTTTAGAATAGAAAAAGAGACGGGTCAAATTATAATCGATGAAATTAGCCATATTGTAAGCACTTGGAAAGTGATAGCTAACAAATATGGATTATCTAGGAGAGAACAAGAATTAAAAGCTTCAGCATTTAAAAGGGCTGTAAACTAA
- a CDS encoding type II toxin-antitoxin system RnlB family antitoxin, which translates to MKKQATYRLRKLSKSNFQYIVLTLNSIRIDNYLDQIESSLAIKKIKGSIVFDLLIMNGMNDRYYSADFDGVKFNLSSFKSIKSNDETVFKTSNTFFSKNIDLIEQSSLPKTKKFLIKKQLATLSA; encoded by the coding sequence ATGAAAAAACAAGCAACATATAGACTACGTAAATTATCTAAAAGTAATTTTCAATACATTGTATTAACTCTTAATTCAATTCGTATTGATAATTATTTAGATCAAATAGAATCATCTTTAGCTATAAAAAAGATAAAAGGTTCTATTGTATTTGATTTACTAATAATGAATGGTATGAATGATAGATATTATTCTGCGGATTTCGATGGTGTTAAGTTTAATCTTTCATCGTTTAAATCAATAAAATCTAATGATGAAACCGTTTTTAAAACATCAAATACTTTCTTTTCAAAGAATATTGATTTAATTGAACAAAGTAGTTTGCCAAAAACAAAGAAGTTCTTAATAAAGAAGCAATTGGCAACATTAAGTGCGTAG
- a CDS encoding type II toxin-antitoxin system RnlA family toxin: MSFRKLNINRALIQETVEAFVGTSTNITIVEKPGNLFVYKFLQTGKAEATLNVYYVKGGATTLMYKTGKNQEWSLEIAQNILENCGIKEFNANSFYLKAIRPEDFDVVLEFLEEECSAVVLSDEQVPNGRQVKLEGVQGDNLILIHFKNNAFQAQGKPRMLFHDTIIILSDLLPFKDIIDKQLEYYETNLTSKDIIGELENRLPVSGVRLNDKIKSVISPSLALKKTDIELTDYSAFAFPMLRGLEGVMKQVFADKGINITKEGFGAHFDNKGISVTFNNSTKAIVKCSKHEKALCNMYSYYSNQRHTIFHMDSTVATSKILDRAEAEHIINTGINVIEDGYTIMNS; the protein is encoded by the coding sequence ATGTCATTTAGAAAATTAAATATTAATAGAGCACTAATACAGGAAACTGTTGAGGCTTTTGTTGGTACTTCTACTAATATTACTATTGTAGAAAAACCAGGGAATCTTTTTGTGTATAAATTTTTGCAAACTGGTAAAGCAGAGGCTACATTAAATGTTTATTATGTTAAAGGCGGTGCAACAACTTTAATGTATAAAACGGGTAAGAATCAGGAATGGTCTTTAGAAATAGCTCAAAATATATTAGAAAACTGTGGTATTAAGGAGTTTAATGCTAATAGTTTCTATTTAAAGGCTATTAGACCAGAAGATTTTGACGTTGTTTTAGAATTTTTAGAGGAAGAATGTAGTGCTGTTGTTCTATCGGATGAGCAAGTACCTAATGGTCGTCAAGTAAAATTAGAGGGTGTTCAAGGTGATAATTTAATTCTAATTCACTTTAAAAACAATGCATTTCAAGCACAAGGTAAACCTAGAATGTTATTTCACGATACAATAATAATTTTATCAGATTTGTTACCGTTTAAAGATATAATTGATAAACAATTGGAATATTATGAAACTAATTTAACCTCTAAAGATATTATAGGTGAATTAGAAAATAGACTTCCTGTATCAGGTGTTCGTCTTAATGATAAGATTAAAAGTGTTATAAGTCCTTCTTTAGCATTAAAGAAAACAGATATAGAATTGACAGATTATTCTGCTTTTGCTTTTCCTATGTTAAGAGGCTTAGAAGGTGTAATGAAACAAGTTTTTGCCGACAAAGGTATTAATATAACTAAAGAGGGTTTTGGCGCACATTTTGATAATAAAGGAATAAGTGTTACATTTAATAATTCAACAAAAGCTATAGTTAAGTGTTCAAAGCACGAAAAAGCATTATGTAATATGTATAGTTACTATTCTAATCAAAGGCATACTATTTTTCATATGGATAGTACAGTTGCCACAAGTAAGATATTAGATAGAGCGGAAGCAGAACATATAATAAATACAGGAATTAACGTTATTGAAGATGGTTACACCATTATGAATAGTTAA
- a CDS encoding DUF5655 domain-containing protein — protein sequence MHLYNLNSKESISILKEKPFKLEREIQSLFENNLNELMDLQLVKSEFSIKNKRIDTLAYDTQSNAFIIIEYKRSRNISVVDQGFTYLSLMLENKADFIVEYNETLKQNLKRTDVDWSQTRVVFVSTSFTENQRTATNFKDIAIELWEVKRYENNLISVNQIKKSKSAESIKPITSSNTQLEAVTKEIKVYTEEFHLDSYPDKVKELYETYKDAILALADDIELEPKKLYIAFKKDKNIADIVTLKKGIKLFINLQKGKLEDPKNLMRDVSNTGHWGNGDYELVITNNDNLEYILYLIKQAI from the coding sequence ATGCATTTATACAACTTAAATTCAAAAGAATCTATTAGTATTTTAAAAGAGAAACCATTTAAATTAGAAAGAGAAATACAATCACTTTTTGAAAATAATTTAAATGAGTTAATGGATTTACAATTAGTAAAATCTGAGTTCTCTATTAAAAATAAACGCATAGATACTTTGGCTTACGATACACAGTCAAATGCTTTTATAATTATTGAATATAAACGTAGTAGAAATATAAGTGTAGTAGATCAAGGTTTTACATATTTAAGTTTAATGCTAGAAAATAAAGCAGATTTTATAGTTGAGTATAACGAAACATTGAAGCAAAATTTAAAACGTACTGATGTTGATTGGAGTCAAACAAGAGTAGTATTTGTATCTACAAGTTTTACAGAAAATCAAAGAACAGCAACAAACTTTAAAGATATTGCTATTGAGTTATGGGAAGTTAAACGCTATGAAAACAATTTAATTAGTGTAAACCAAATAAAGAAAAGTAAATCGGCAGAAAGTATCAAGCCAATTACATCAAGCAATACACAATTAGAAGCAGTTACAAAAGAGATAAAAGTATATACAGAAGAATTTCATTTAGATAGTTATCCAGATAAAGTAAAAGAACTTTACGAAACCTATAAAGATGCTATTTTAGCTTTAGCAGATGATATTGAGTTAGAGCCTAAAAAACTATACATAGCTTTTAAAAAGGATAAAAATATAGCAGATATTGTAACACTAAAGAAAGGAATAAAACTATTTATAAATCTACAAAAAGGTAAACTAGAAGACCCTAAAAATCTAATGCGTGATGTATCAAATACAGGACATTGGGGTAATGGAGATTATGAATTAGTAATAACTAACAATGACAATTTAGAGTATATTTTATACTTAATTAAACAAGCTATATAA
- a CDS encoding pentapeptide repeat-containing protein produces the protein MPKTVITEQDFNARFNLAEGLGNSTPIRFTSRIFNFYIEIEPQHRELIFTDCDFSQPILFCKGVQLVQVVEDNNQEPDLFNEDETNVFSESVTFEECEFQEQIQFDDIIFNNKFRMHNCSVNNASFRNTTFNGLADFWLTTFNQDIIFYKTDFNKTTVFSMATFISNVLFTYSLFSTKVIFARTKFNKGVDLSQSIISGTLQPFDLQFNFKEFKAEYVGKDDETFQNYVDRDAIIPLVNKVHTFQVLKKAFEDIGNYSDSILMQREEKRALKELVKAKLKDKDSTVNKGDKLILRFNRLSNHYQSDFRNGIWFTSVMVILFGFLTLVFTEEFHRHFCWGCEFNKDYFIKGVKFLFNFLNPTRRITYLDSFDLRFYGIAYLFDFFGRIAVGYGIYQTIQAFRKFK, from the coding sequence ATGCCTAAAACAGTAATCACAGAACAAGATTTCAATGCTCGCTTTAATTTAGCTGAGGGCTTAGGTAATTCTACACCCATAAGATTCACTTCAAGAATATTTAATTTCTATATAGAGATTGAACCACAACACAGAGAATTAATCTTCACAGATTGTGACTTCTCACAACCTATACTTTTCTGTAAGGGTGTTCAATTAGTTCAAGTAGTTGAGGATAATAATCAAGAACCAGATTTGTTTAATGAAGATGAAACTAATGTATTTAGTGAAAGCGTAACATTTGAAGAATGTGAGTTTCAAGAGCAAATACAATTTGATGACATTATATTCAATAATAAGTTTAGAATGCATAATTGTAGTGTAAACAATGCTTCATTTCGTAATACTACATTTAACGGTTTAGCAGACTTTTGGTTAACTACTTTTAATCAGGATATAATTTTTTATAAGACAGATTTTAATAAAACGACAGTCTTTAGTATGGCGACATTTATAAGTAATGTTTTATTTACTTATTCGTTGTTTTCTACTAAAGTTATTTTTGCAAGAACAAAATTTAATAAAGGTGTTGACCTATCGCAATCCATAATATCAGGCACATTACAACCTTTCGACTTACAATTTAATTTCAAAGAATTTAAGGCTGAGTATGTTGGTAAAGATGATGAGACTTTTCAAAATTATGTAGATAGAGATGCAATAATACCATTAGTAAATAAAGTTCATACATTTCAAGTTTTAAAAAAAGCATTTGAAGATATAGGTAATTATTCAGACTCAATTTTAATGCAGAGAGAAGAAAAAAGAGCATTAAAAGAATTAGTAAAAGCAAAATTAAAAGATAAAGACTCAACGGTAAATAAAGGTGATAAATTGATTCTAAGATTCAACCGATTATCAAATCACTATCAATCAGATTTTAGAAATGGTATTTGGTTTACTTCAGTAATGGTCATTTTATTTGGTTTCCTTACGCTTGTATTCACAGAAGAATTTCATCGTCATTTTTGTTGGGGTTGTGAATTTAATAAAGACTATTTTATAAAAGGAGTTAAATTCCTCTTCAACTTTCTAAACCCAACACGTAGAATAACTTATCTTGATAGCTTTGATTTGAGGTTTTATGGTATAGCATATTTATTTGACTTCTTTGGTCGAATTGCTGTTGGATATGGTATTTATCAAACAATTCAAGCATTCAGAAAATTTAAATAA
- a CDS encoding restriction endonuclease subunit S: MNKGNKISKLGDIGKVVMCKRVLKSQTSDFGEIPFYKISTFGSEPVNFISKTLYDEYRMKYNHPKKGDILISAAGTIGKTVIYDGKPAYFQDSNIVWIKNNEEKVLNSFLYYYYQTQPWIATNGSTIKRLYNDNIRNLIINYPEIPVQKQIAKVLGDLDYKIEINSKINNELEAIAKTIYNYWFVQFDFPDANGKPYKASGGKIVYNVTLKKDIPEGWQYKTIADWIEKDKSGDWGKEFKQGNYTEQVSCIRGADINGLNGNGVVKAPERFILEKNTHKLLEEGDLIIEISGGSPTQSTGRMAFITQETLERFENPLICSNFCKAVTLKDETYLYNFVYQWQRLYDAGVLFGWEGKTSGIKNLLFESFVTNYKTVFPKKDIVEKFYQKIKPIHAKKQKNLRENQKLADLRDWLLPMLMNGQVTVKEAQEHINQAAEPQEVYQKNA, from the coding sequence ATGAATAAAGGTAATAAAATATCAAAGCTCGGTGATATTGGTAAAGTTGTTATGTGTAAACGTGTTTTGAAAAGTCAAACTTCAGATTTTGGAGAGATTCCATTTTATAAAATTTCAACATTTGGAAGCGAACCTGTAAATTTCATTTCGAAAACTTTATACGATGAATATCGTATGAAATATAATCACCCCAAAAAAGGAGATATACTAATTTCTGCTGCTGGTACTATAGGAAAAACTGTTATTTATGATGGTAAGCCAGCATATTTCCAAGATTCAAATATTGTATGGATAAAAAATAATGAGGAAAAAGTATTAAATAGTTTTCTTTATTATTATTATCAAACTCAACCTTGGATAGCCACTAATGGTAGTACTATAAAAAGACTTTATAATGATAATATTAGAAATTTAATAATAAACTATCCTGAAATACCTGTTCAAAAACAAATCGCTAAGGTTTTAGGGGATTTAGATTATAAAATAGAGATCAATAGTAAAATCAACAATGAATTAGAAGCAATAGCAAAAACCATTTATAACTATTGGTTTGTGCAATTTGATTTTCCAGATGCCAACGGTAAACCTTATAAAGCGTCAGGTGGTAAAATCGTGTATAATGTAACCCTGAAAAAAGATATACCTGAAGGTTGGCAATATAAAACTATTGCAGATTGGATAGAAAAAGATAAAAGTGGAGATTGGGGTAAAGAGTTTAAACAGGGTAATTATACAGAGCAAGTATCTTGTATTCGTGGTGCAGATATTAATGGTTTAAATGGCAATGGTGTAGTAAAAGCACCAGAGCGTTTTATTTTAGAAAAAAATACTCATAAACTATTAGAAGAAGGAGATTTAATAATAGAAATATCTGGAGGTAGTCCAACACAATCTACAGGTAGAATGGCTTTTATAACACAAGAAACTTTAGAGCGTTTTGAGAATCCATTAATCTGTTCTAACTTTTGTAAAGCAGTTACTTTAAAAGATGAAACCTATTTGTATAATTTCGTGTACCAATGGCAAAGGTTATATGATGCAGGAGTATTATTTGGTTGGGAAGGTAAAACAAGTGGTATTAAAAACTTATTGTTCGAGAGCTTTGTAACCAATTATAAAACGGTCTTTCCTAAAAAAGACATCGTAGAAAAGTTTTACCAAAAAATAAAACCGATACACGCAAAAAAGCAAAAGAATCTAAGAGAAAATCAAAAATTAGCAGATTTAAGAGATTGGTTATTGCCAATGCTAATGAATGGTCAAGTAACGGTTAAAGAAGCACAAGAACATATTAATCAAGCAGCAGAACCGCAGGAAGTATATCAAAAGAATGCCTAA